Within the Natronospira bacteriovora genome, the region TCGCGTATAGAGGAATTCCCAGCCTGCTGAAGCCCTGCACCCTATTCGTCCTCTTCCTTGCCGGAGATGAAGGCCAGTGAGAATGAGCCTGGCCCCAGGTTGATGGCGGCCGTCGTGCTCATGATGGACAGCATGATGTCCACGCCGTGTTCATCACAGAACAGCTTGAAGTCCTTGTACATGGGCGTGTCCTGGATGATGCGCGGGTTGCCGGCGTAGCTCATGCAGACAATGTTGGTCTGCAGGCCGTGAAGGATCTCCTCCTTGGCGATGTTCATCATCTTCTGCACCGCGTTGTTGAAGCCGGATACCTTGTCCACGGCCGCGGTTTCGTTCTTGTAGCCGCGCAGAATGGGCTTGACGTCCAGCAGCTGGCCTACATGGTAGGCAAGGAAGCCCACGCTGCGATCGCCCTTCTTTCTGGCCCGGTTTCTGACGTAGTAGAGATCATCGGGCACCAGGAAGGCCTTCACGTCCTGTGTCAGGCTCTCGATTCGCGGCCGGAGTTCGTCAAAGGGCAGTTTTTCCTCGTAGGCCAGTCGACAGGCTTCATGGACCAGGACCGCTTCTCCGGTGAACATCGTCTTGCTGTCCAGCACCCTCAGGGCAAAGCTGCCGCCTATGCCGGCCTTTTCCCGCCGCTCCTTGTAGTCGTTGAGAATCTGGTAGGACGCCTTGGTGGCATTGTCGTAGGTCGGGCTGCGCGCACTGGAAACGGTGATGACAAGTACCCGGTCGTACTTCAGTGCCAGGTTGTCGAGAAAGAGATCCGTGATTTCCTGGACGCTCAGGGGTGCGGTTTCGGCATCCAGATCCTTGTCTTTCAGATAGCGGCGATAGAATGCGAGCGTTTCCTGGGGGTCCCGAGTGTCCTTCAGTCGTTCACTGCCGATATTGAGACTGATGGGCATCATCTCCAGGCCGTGCTTTTCGATGAATTTCTGCGGCAGGTCGCAGGCCGAGTCAATGACAATGCCGATTTTCATGGGAGGCGTCTCCAGAAATGCATTATGTAATGTGGATGGTGGTCGCCAGGGTGGCTTCCCGCATGGATTTCCCGTTTTGGCGATCCGGGCAGCTTCCTGTTGCTTTCTTCAAAAAGTAGCATATTGGCGACGAATCTGGTCGACCCCGATGTCCTGCTGTAGCCTTGATGCGAACCCGAATGCCAAGGATGTTCCGCTCAATGTCCATGCCACGTCTCTGCTCGCGTCTGTCGCTGCTTTTGCTGACACCACTTCTTGTGGTGGGTGGTTGTGCATCCCTGCCCGACCGCCTGGCGCTTGAGGAGGTGGAGGCGCGAAATTGCCTGGCCGCGTTTCGGGCCAGTGATGCCCTGATTGCCGAGCAGGCACGCTTCGATCAGGGCGCCCACCGGGTTCCGGCATTCCCTTGGCTGCGAAGCAGCCGTTTTCTTGCTTCCTTCAGCAATGAGCTGGGTGACGACCGCGAGAAGTGGGGGCAGTGGCTGACACTGCTGGCTGAAGAAGACCGTCAGGCGCGTCGGCATGAAATGGCCAATGCCACCGCCCTGCCCCATGACAGTGGTCAGCTGGATGCCTTGATGGGCGATCTGGCGGCCTGTGGCGAAACCCTGAACGAGGTGGTGATGGCGCGCAGGGACCTGCAGTCCGAGCTGCGTCAGGCGGTTCAGGTGCCAGATGATTACCGGACCGCCTGGCGCTGGCTGGGGGTGTATCCTGTGACGAGATGGTTCGTTCTGATCGGCGTCAATCGCCTTCATGCGGATCAGGAGGCGGCACTCTCCAGTGAGCATGAGCCCGCCGAGGCTGCCGAATGGTCCAGCTATCTGGCAAAGGACGGAAGGCGTTCAACGGCCAATGCCGCGGTGAACGCGCCCTTCTCCACTGACATACTGCGTATTCCACGGCCTTCCGCCGCAGAGGTTGAGGCGCTTTTTGCGCGGCATGCCCCGATCTGGCGCATTGAGGAGGCGAGTGAGTCGGATCGCATCGGTCGGGTGCGGCTCGCTTCGGATCGACACGCGCAGGTGGATACGGAGGAACCGGTGGAGTATCGGTTTCTCAGCTACACCCGCTTCGGCGACGAGATTCTCCTGCAGCTGAATTACATGGTCTGGTTGCCCGAGCGGCCCCGGGAAGGCGTTTTTGATCTGCTCGGTGGCTACATGGATGGTGCCATATGGCGTGTGAACCTGGATCTCGAGGGTCGCGTTGTTGCGGCTGAATCGCTTCATAATTGCGGATGCTATTACATGGTGTTTCCCGGTGAAGGGGCAGTCGCCACCCGGCAGGCACGAGGTGGCGAGCCGATCTTCGTCGGTCCGGCCCTGCCGAATCTGCGTGATGGTGAGCGCATCCGCCTCAGCCGCGAAGCGGGCAGTCATTATCTGATTGGCGTGGATCGGGCATCGCCGCAAGCCGACGTCATCATGCCGATCCGTGAGGCCGGGGAGCTGCGCAGTCTCTCCTCCGAGGGGCGGAGCGAGAGTCTTTATGCCCGGCACGGGCTGGTGCCCGAAACGGAGCGGCGCGAGCGCTGGCTGCTGTGGACGATGGGTGTGCCCTCGCCCGGCGCCATGCGCCAGCCAGGGCGCCACGCGATCGCCTTTGCGGGTCGGCGGCATTTCGATGCGCCGCGTCTGCTGGAAGAAAGCCTTCGCCCGCGTTCCCGGGAGGATTGAAGGCAGAAAGTGTTTCACGCTCATTAGGTTTCGAGAAAAAGCATGTAACGCCATGAAAAGGAGATTAAATATGACGGGTGCTCAGAAAGGAAAAGCGGTCATTGCAGCGGTTCTCGTGGCGCTTGTTATCGTGTTCGTGATCCAGAACCGGGAAACCGTTGGTGTGGAATTCCTGATCTGGACCTGGACCGCCTCAAGGGCGGTGGTTCTGTTCACGGTCTTCCTGGTCGGCGTACTGGCCGGGTGGCTGGCCCGTGGTGCGGCGATCAAGCGAAAGCGAAGCGGGCTTTGAAGCTTCCGCCGCTTCAGGGACGGGGCAGAATGAAGCGTATGAATGAAAAAGGGCGGGCCATTGGCCCGCCCTCTCCTTCTCTCGATGCCCGGGTGCTTCAGTCACCCATGGATTCGCCATCGTCGAAATCACCCGCGATGACGATGGTGAGTCGCTCCGGCTTCAGGTGGCGCCGCGCCGCCTGATTCAGGGTATCCACGTCCAGCTCGCGGATGGCCTGATCGAGTGCGGCCTCCCGCAGCATGTCACGTCCCACGGCCAGGTTGTTGTTGATGGTGCCGGCCAGTTCACGGTCATTGCCGCGGGATACTTCGCGGTTCTGCAGCCAACCCCGGCGTCCGGCTTCCAGTTCCTCTTCAGTGAAGCCCTCCTCGATCACCTTGTGCAGTTCCTCCCGAAGGGCGGCCAGCAACCGTTCCCGGTTCTCCGGTGCGTAGAAAGCGAAGGTCAGGAACTGTCCGGCGTCTTCATGGGAGCTGACAGACAGGTTGGAGCCCACCCCGTAACTGATCCCTTCCTGGTTGCGAATGCGTTCAGCCAGGCGTGAGCTCAGGAAGCCACCGCCGATCAGGTGGTTGGCCATGGCAACGGCCGGATAATCGTCGTGCTCGTCACTCAGCATTACCCGGTGCGCAGCGCCGAGAACCGCGTTGGCCCGATCCGGAGTGCGGATGACAATGGTCTTCCCTTCCGGGTCATGCTTCTCCTCCGGGATGCGCCGGTAGGCAACGTCTGCTTCCCAGTCACCGAAGAGGGATTCCATCTGTGCCAGAACGGCATCCGGATCGAAGCTTCCGATCAGTACCAGGGAGGCATCCCCCGCACCGTAGAAACGGTTGTGGAATTGCTTCAGGGCGGCAAGGTCAAGCGCTTCCACCGCGGCCAGCTCCTCTTCCAGACTGGCCGCGTACTGGGGATGGTCACTGTCCCGTGAACCCATCGCCTGACCCAGTACATTGAAGGCGCGCTGCTGTGGCTGGGTCATGGCATCTCGCAAGGCATTAATGCGGCTACGACGAAGCTCCCGAAATTCGCTTTCATCGAAGGCGGGCTGTTTCAGGATCTCGGCACCAAGCCCAAGCACATCGGTCAGCTTGTCCTGCTGAGTGTCGATGCTGGTTACCGCCCGATTGACACCGCCACTGACCGACAGGCTGGACTGCAGTTCATCCAGGCGATCCGAAATGCCTTGACGGTCTCGTTCACGGGTGCCGCGCATCAGCATGGCCGCGGTCATGTTGCCGGCAACGCGTTGGCCCCGAAGGCTGTCTTCGTCACCCATGCGCAGCACCAGAGTGCCAACCACTCGGTCACCCCGCGTCTGCTTCGGCAGCATTGAAACGCGCATGCCGTTGGACAGCTCAGCATGGACCAGACGAGCATGAACGTTTTCCGGCGTTGCCTCAAAGGCCTCACCGGCCACCCGCCCTTCTTCCGAGAATTCGTGCGCCGCCAGCATGGCGTTCAGATCCTCTATCTCGGGAATCTCGCTGCGTTTGGGGGAGGAGTCGGGAATGAAGCGGCCAATGGTGCGATTGTCACGACGAAGGTATTTTTCGGCCACGGCTTCGACATCATCCTTCGTGGTCTTGCCGAGACGATCCCGGTGCAGAAACAGCAGGCGCCAGTCGCCACTGGCCGACCATTCCGTGAGGCTGATGCCAAGGCGCTCGGAATCGTTCAGGGTGCCGGTCTCGAGAGCGCGCAGCCTGGAGCTTCGGGCGCGGGTGGCCTCTTCCTGGTCAATGCCGTCACGGGCCAGGTCATCCAGGGTCTCCCGGAAGATGCGCTCCACTTCGTCCAGATCCTGGTCGCTGGGCACCTCGGCAAATGCCAGCAGAACACCGGGTTCGCGCAGGCTGAAGGCAAAAGCCCCCACACTGGTGGCCAACTCGCTTTCCACCAGTGCCTTGTGCAGGCGGCCGGAAGGCTGGTTGCCGATCACATGGGCCAGCAGATCCAGCGCGGCAAAATCCGGGTGTGCACCGGCAGGCACATGGTAGCTGGCCATCAGGTACTGGCTGTCACCGGAACGGCGAACGGTAACCGTGCGTTCCCCGTCCTGGGTCGGTTCGCGGGTGTAGGTATCCCAAATCCGGAGTTCCTCGGCCCGGTCAGGGGCGGGAATGCGGCCAAAGCTGTCCTCGATCAGCGCCAGGGCCTGTTCACGTTCGAAATTCCCGGATACCACCACCATGGCATTGTCCGGCTGGTAATAGCGACGATAGAAATCCCAAAGACGCTCGATGGGCACATTCTCGATATCCGAGCGGGCACCGATGGTACTGCGCCCATAGCCGTGCCATTCGTGGGCGGCGGCGAGAGTCCGCTGCATGAGGACCCGGAAGGGGTTGTTCTCGCCGATTTCGAATTCGTTGCGGACCACGCTCATTTCCGAGGCCAGGTCCTCGCCGTCAAAGGTCGCGTTGACCATGCGATCCGCTTCCATGGACAGGGCCCATTCCAGGTTTTCCCGGCTGGCCGGGAAGGTCTGGAAATAGTTGGTGCGATCGAACCAGGTCGTGCCGTTGGCGCGTCCGCCCTTCTCGGAAATCTCGTTGCGGATATCCGGGTGCTTCTCGGTGCCGTAGAACAGCATGTGTTCCAGCAGATGGGCCATGCCGGTCTCGCCATAGCCTTCGTGACGGGAACCGACGAAATAGGTGGTGTTGACCATGATGGAGCTGCGGCTCTGGTCCGGAACCAGCAACACCTGCATGCCGTTCGGCAGGCGATACTCCTCGATGCCCTCCACGGTGCGTACATGTTCCGCCGTGGTGTCGGTGCCGGGGCGCGGCTCGCCCATGGCGCAGGCCGTAATAAGGGCGGCCAAAAGCAGAAGGGCCGGTGCGGCCCAGCGGCCGAGTGAAGTCCTCGTCATGTGTTTCCCCCCGCGGGTGTGAGCTTGAAGTGCATTAGTGTATTAAACCACCAGAATGAGTCAAGCAGAAACTCGCCGTTGCCGGTGGAACCGCCGCCTCATCAACTCACCATGTCTGGTCCGGGTCCTTGCCGCCGCTCGCGGACTGGCCGGGCTGGAAGCAGTGCATCCCCTGTCGGTGCAACCGCGGATGGACTTCAGCTTGCCGAGCGGGTGCCTGCCCGCCGTCCAAGGGTGGCCTGAAGCCAGCCCGTATCCAGATGCTGTTCGACGGCATCGGCGAGCCGGTCGAGTTCCCCATGTCGGTGCTGCCCGTAGTCCACCGCTTCTCCCGGCGCGGACAGTCCCAGCCGGCCCAGCAGCGATTCACAGGCCTCGGCTTCATCGAACAGGCCGTGCAGGTAGCAGCCCATCACCTGCCCGTCGTCGCTGACGGCGCCGTCGTTCCGTGATGCCAGTTCGATGAGCGGATTTTCCAGGGCCGGTCCCTCGCTGACCCCGTTGTGAATCTCGTAGCCACTGATCCGGACACCCTTCGGCAGCAGTCGGCCCTGGCAGCGATGCAGCTGTTTGCCCACCACCAGGCGGGTGCGCATGTCGAGCCATCCCAGCCCCGGTGTATCCCCGGGCCTGCCTTCCACCCCGTCGGGATCCGACACGCTGTGTCCAAGCATCTGAAAACCGCCACAAATACCAAATACACGGCCGCCGTAGCGCAGATGCCGTTCCAGCACGGACACCCAGCCGGAGGCGCGCAGCCAGTCAAGATCGCTGCGGGTATGCTTGCTGCCCGGCAGGATGATCACATCGGCGCCGTCCATGGCATCGGGATCTCGCAGGAATTGCAGGTCCACCCGCGGGTGCAGGCGCAGGGGATCAAAGTCATTGTGATTGCTAATGCGCGGCAGGGCCGGCACGACCACCCGCAGGGCATTGGAGCCGGCAGGCTCGCCGCCAGGGCCGATGCTGTCCTCGGCGTCCAGCACCAGCTTCTGCAGGTACGGCAAGGTGCCCACTACCGGGCGGGCCGTTCGCTTCTCCAGCCAGTCCAGTCCGTCCTCAAGCAGGGCCATGTCACCTCGGAAACGGTTGATGACAAAGCCACGAACCCGTTTTCTTTCGCTGTCGGACAGCAGCTCCAGGGTACCCACCAGCTGGGCGAATACCCCGCCCCGGTCGATGTCCCCCACCAGCAGCACCGGGCAGTCCGCGGCCTCGGCGAAGCCCATGTTGGCGATGTCGCCCTCGCGCAGATTGATCTCCGCCGGGCTGCCCGCGCCTTCCACGATGATCACTTCGTGACGGGCCGACAGTGCTTCCCAGGCGGCCATTACCGTGGCCCGGGCTTCGGCCTTGAAGGCGTGGTAATCCAGCGCGTTCATGTTGCCGTGCACACGACCCCGCAGAATCACCTGCGCCCCCACATCGGTCTGGGGTTTGAGCAGGACGGGGTTCATGTCGCTGTGGGGTTCCAGGCCGCAGGCCAGTGCCTGCAGGGCAGTGGATCGGCCGATCTCGCCCCCGTCGACGGTCACGGCGCTGTTCAGGGCCATGTTCTGTGGCTTGAAGGGCGCCACTGATATGCCCTGACGAGCCAGCCAGCGGCACAAGGCGGCCACCACGGTGCTCTTGCCCGCGTCCGAGGTGGTGCCCTGCACCATCAGGGTTCTGGCGCCGGGCCTGGCGCTCATGAGCCGGCGGGAAGCAGGGACTGGCCGCCCGACTGGAAGAGTGTGGCGGTGGCTTCGGGGCAGGACGGGAAGTAGCTGTGAAAATAGCTGGCGGTGAGGCCCCGGTCGAGAAAGACGCCCTCCCCCGCGCTGTCGAAGCGTTGCCGCCGGGTGCGGGCGACGGGTCTGGCCGGACTGTCCAGGCGGGAATGATGGAAGGTATGCCCGCGCAGTGTGCCGCGGCGAGTCTCCAGTGACTGGATCCCGAGCCCGGTCAGGCGTTCGCTCATGTGGCAGGCCCCCGGCAGCAGGCCGGCCATGGCATGCGCCATCCCGCCCTGATCATGCAGTGTCTCCATGCAGGCCATCATGCCGCCGCACTCGGCGAGGATCGGCCGGTCACCGGCGTGGTGCTGGCGCAGGGAATCCTGGAAACGCCGGGCCTGGCTGAGCGTGCCGGCATGCAGTTCGGGGTAACCGCCGGGCAGCCACAGGGCGTCGGCGTGCTCGGGGACCGCCTCGTCCTTCTGTGGCGAGAAAAATTCCAGTTCGGCGCCCATGGCCTGCAGCAGGTCCACATTGGCCGGATAGATGAAGGCAAAGGCCCGGTCGCGGGCAATGGCGATGCGGCGGCCGGCCAGGTGCTTCGGGACGTCGGCCGGGGCTTCGGCGGACAAGGTGACCCGCGCCGGCAGGCGTTCCAGCCCCGCTTTTTGCAGGACCTCGGCGGCGGCGTCCAGCTGCGCGTCCAGCTGATCGATTTCCTCCGCCTGCAGGATGCCCAGGTGGCGGTCCGGGATCGACAGGGCCGCATCCTGTGGCACGGCACCCAGCAGCTCCAGGCCCTCGCCCAGGCTTTCGGCCAGCATGTCGGCGTGGATCTGACCGGCCACCCGATTGGCAATCAGCTGGCGGATCTCCAGGTCCTTGCGGTAGCGGGCCAGGCCCAGGGCCACCGCGCCGAAGGTCTGGGCCATGCCGAAGGCATCAATCACGGGGATCGCGGGAATGCCGGCGAGCACCGCCAGTTCCGCGCTGGAGGGCTCACCGTCAAACAGGCCCATGGCCCCCTCCAGCAGGATCAGATCGGCCTCCCTGGCCGCCTCCGCCAGGCGCCAGCGACATTCCGCCTCCCCGGTCATCCAGGGATGCAGCTGGTAGACCGGATGACCGGAGGCCCTTTCCAGCACCATGGGATCGAGAAAATCCGGGCCGAACTTGAACACCCGCACCCGTCGTCCGGCGTTGCGATGCAGACGCGCCAGGGCGGCGGTGATCAGGGACTTGCCCTGGCCGGAGCCCGGCGCGGTGATCATGGCCGCCGCGACCGAGGCAGTGATCCGCTGGTTGGCTTTTGGCATGGTCCCCTTCCCTTTTCTCAGGCCGCGCTTCTCAACTCCGGCCTCAATCGACGGGCACAAAGACCGGGCGGCCATCCAGCTGCGTTACCCGGAGCGGCTGGCGATAGAGCCGTTCGAGCACATCGGGCAGCAGCATCTCCTCCGCCGGCCCCCAGCAGCACTGGCCATCGGGCATCATCAGCAGCAGGCGATCACACCAGCGGGCCGCCAGATTGATGTCGTGCAGGCACATGAACACGCCCCGGCCCTCGCGTGCCTGCTCGCGCATCAGGCGCATGATGGCCACCTGATGGTGCAGGTCCAGATGATTGGTCGGCTCGTCGGCCAGCCAGATGGCCGGAGACTGGCTCAGGGCCGTGGCGATCGCCAGGCGCTGCCGTTCACCGCCGGACAGGGTACTGACCAGACGCTGTTCCATGCCAGCCAGCTCCAGGCGATGCAGCGCCTCGCCGGCAATCCGCACATCCTCGGCGGTGTCCAGGTCCCAGGGCGAGAGATGGGGGTGGCGGCCGATCAGGGCGGTTTCCAGCACCGTGGCCGGAAAGCTGTCCTGATGATCCTGGAAGACAACGGCCAGGCGCTGGGCCACGGTCTTGCGCGGCAGCTGCCGGATGGGCTGCCCGTCCAGCGTCACCTCGCCCCGGCGCGGGGCTCGCAGACCGGCCAGGGTGTGCAGCAGCGTCGTCTTGCCGGCCCCGTTGGGCCCCAGCACGCCCCACACCTCCCCGCTCTCGATGGCGAATTCAAGCACGCCGCCATCCGCCCGGCCGGGGATGTCGATCAACAGATGCTGGCAGGCCAGGCGACTCATCAGCGGCTGCGATACAGCAGGTAGAGGAAGGTGGGCACGCCCAGCATGGCGGTGATCACGCCGACCGGAAGCTGTTCCGGCGCAATAAGAGTCCGCGCCAGGGTGTCGGCCAGTACCAGCAGGATGCCGCCCCCCAGGGCGGAGGCCGGCAGGATCAGCCGCTGGTCATTGCCCAGCACCAGGCGCAGCATGTGTGGCACGATCAGGCCGATGAAGCCGATGGTGCCAGCGGTGGTCACGGCCAACGCGGTCAGCAGGCTGGCAACGGCGTAGATTGTCCAGGTGAGTGGGCGCACGTTCACCCCCAGCGCTGCTGCCTGCATGGGTCCACGGGCCAGCACATTGAGGCTGCGGCCAAAGGGAACCATGAGGACACAGGCCACAATGACTGCAGTTAGCGCCGTCCAGGGTGCCCGGGCATAGGCCAGATCCCCCATCAGCCAGTACAACATGCCGGGCAGCCGTTCGGTGGGGCTGACGGCCAGCAGGAAGGCAATCAGGGCGCCCCAGCCGGCGGCCACCACCACGCCGGTCAGCAGCAGTCGGGTGGGCGTCCAGCTGCCGGTGCCATGGGCCAGGCCGAATACCACCACCACCGAAAGCATGGCCCCGGCAAAGGCCGAGCCGGACACCAGGGTCAGGCCAAGACCCGACAGCATGGCCAGCAAGGCGCCCACCGCGGCCCCGCCGGACAGGCCCAGCACATAGGGATCGGCCAGGGGGTTGCGCAGCAGCACCTGCATCAGGGCCCCGGCAATGCCCAGCAGGCCACCGGTGGCCAGGGCCGCCAGGGCCCGCGGCAGGCGCAGTTCCAGCACCAGGGTGCGATGCAGGCTGTCACCATCGCCGATCAGCACGGCCCAGAGCTCACCCGGCGCAATGCGCACGCTGCCAATGGCCACGGCCAGCAGCAGGGACAATCCGGCCGCCACGATCAGCAGCAGCAAGGGTGGCAGAATGCGTGCCAGATCACCGCGATGCATGGCAGCGGCCTCGCGCAGGGATGGGTTGGCGTCAGCGACGCTCACGGGCCTGCTCCAGTTTCTCGCACAGGCGTCGCATGCCGTCCACCATACGCGGTGTCGCCCGCTGAATCGACGAGGGCGGGATGAACAGCAAGTTGTCCTGTCGCACCGCCCGCAGGTCGCGGTAGCCACGCCAGGGTTCCAGCCAGCTCGGGTCGTCCTCCCCCATGCCGGCGGTCACGATCACTTCCGGGTCCCGGGCGAGGACCGACTCGCGATCCACCCGGGGCGTCAGGCGCGGCAGCTCGCCAAAGACATTCTTTCCCCCGCAGACCGCCGCCGCCTGGCTGATGAGGTGCTCATCGTTGACGGTCATCAGGGGGTCGTCCCAGATCTGGTAGAAGTAGCTGACGGTATCGGCCTCGCCATGACGTTGCCGCAAGGCCTCAATCTCGGCGAGAAATTCCGCGGCCACCTGTCGGGCCACGGTCTGGGTGCCGGCCAGTTGGCCGTAGCGCTCCAGGGTGTGGGCGATATCCTCGAAATCCCGCTCCTCACCCCAGTACACCGTCAGGCCCAGGGACTCCAGCCGTTCGACCTGCTCGCTGGGATTGCCGCTGATCCAGGCCAGCACCAGGTCCGGCCTCAGGGCCAGCAGGCGCTCCACATCCACCCGATTGTGGCTGCCAATGCGCCGGATCTCCCTGGCCGCTTCCGGGTAATCGCTGTAGCTGCTGGTGCCAACGATTTTCGATCCCGCGCCCGCCGCGAAGAGCAGTTCGGTGATGCCCGGAGAGAGGGAGACAATGCGCTCGGCCGGAGCATCGAGACAGACCAGGCGCTTGAGATCGTCCTGGACACAGAGCGCGGGGCTTTCCACGGACAGGCCGCGGGCCGGCAGCAGGCAAAGCAAGGCCGTTGCCGCAATGAGGAACACTCTGGTCATCGAATCAAGCCCTCCCAGGCCACGACAGGGTGCCTCCATGTCCGGAGGCACCCTGCTGCCTGTCATCCCGACGAAATCAGCGTCCGTAGGTCAGACTCAAATGAACGCTGCGGCCAGGTTGTTGGTAGTCGAAATCATTGAAACTGTCGCGCGCGGTGACGTAATCCCGGTCGAGGACATTGTCCAGCACCAGGCGGGCCGTCCAGGCATCGGCAAAGTGCCAGGCCGTGCGCAGATTGAGCAGGCCGAAGCCGGCCAGCCGGTCCTCTTCCTCGGCATCGTCAAAGCGGTGACCCTGGGCCACCAGGGTCGCCCCCAGGGACCAGTCTCCCAGGTTGCGGTCGACTTCCAGGCGTCCGCTGTCGCGGGCCCGCCGGCGAAGACGATTGCCGCTGTCCCGGTCAATGGCCTCTGAACGGGTAAGGGCACCGTAGAAGGTCCACTCCCCCACCTGCAGACCGCTGCCGAGTTCGAGCCCTGTAATGCGTGCCCGGGCCACATTCTGCGGCAGGAAGGCGCCGCCCGAGAAGATGGTCTCGATCAGGTTCTCCACCTGGGTCTGGTACAGGGCCGCGTCCCAGAAGTACCGATCACGGTGGGCGGACAGCCCCAGTTCCAGGGAGCGGGAATTTTCCGGCTCCAGATCCGGGTTGCCGAAGCCCGGGAAGTACAGCTCATTGAAGGTCGGCGCGCGGAAGCCTTCGCCCACGGAAAAACGCAGGCGCTGCCCGTTCTCGAAGCGATAGCTGGTCGCCAGGCTGCCGGTGGTCACGGTGCCATAGGACTGGTTGTCGTCCTGGCGAATGCCCACTTCCACGACGGCCGGATCCAGGTCCACCGTGCTTTGCAGGAAGGCGCCCACATTGCTGCGACTCTTTTCGTCGTAGTCGGTGGTGCCATCGATCTGATCGTACAGATAATCCAGGCCGATCACGTACTCGACACTGTCCGCCTGCACGATGTTCTGCCAGCGCGCGGACTGCCGGCGGCTGTCGAAGCGGCTGCCACCGAAGTCATCGAAGTTGTCGGCGGCATCCCGGCTTTCGCCGAGACTCAGGACGCTTTCCCAGGTCTCGCCCAGCGGCAGGGAAAGACGGGCGCCACTGGCCTGATGAACGAAGTCGGTGACGCCGCCGATGAACTCGGTGCGTCCCTCGGAGCGCAGACTGTGGACCGCCACCTGGTTGCCGTTATCAAAGTCGTGCTGAATGCGTGCCAGGCCGGAGGTATTGTGAAAGCCCTTCTTCTCGCCCCCCGGGCGCAGGGCGATCCCGTCGGTGTGGAAATGGCTGGCTCCCACCGTGTAGTGGGTGTTGCCGTGGCTGCCCGAGAGGCCGCCACCGTACTGGTGGGTGCCGAAGGAGCCACCGGAGACCTGCGCCCAGGGCCCACTGTCGGCCCGATCCGGGTCGGTAAAGACTTCGATCACACCACCGATGGCATCAGCACCATAGACCGTACTGCGCGGTCCGCGAACGATTTCGGCGCGGTCGATCATCTGTGGCGGCAGGAACTGCCAGGTGGCGCCACCCGTGGTGATGCTACCCATGCGAATCCCGTCCACCAGCAGAATGGACTGAACGTTGCTGGTACCGCGCAGGAAGACACTGGTGACCTTGCCGAAGGGGCCGTTGCTGACCACGTCGACGCCGGGCCGGCCTCGCAGGAGCTCGCTGAACTCCCGGGGCTGCTGGCGCTCAATGGTATCCCTGTCGACGACGGTGACCGAGGACAGGCTGTCGTCCAGGCGACGTTCGGTGCGGGTGGCCGTCACCACCACCGGGTTCAGGGGCAGGCTGTCGTCCAGCTCAGAGGTACCCAGGGCAATGCTGCTGTCACCGGCGTTGGCGCCGCTGTCGATGGCCTCTTCGGCCACTGCGTTTGTGGAAAAGGCAAGTGTCGCCGCCATGGTCATGGCGCCGATGAGATTGAATTCCTTCATGATTTCCCTCATTTGCCGTGCCCACCGCACGGTTTCATGCGAACGTGATGCACGCCGGAGGGAGATCGGGCGGAGAGATGGCTGGGCGAGAAGTCATCCGACCGGCCCGGCGCTGCCCTCCGCAGCGTGCGGCCAGGGATGTCATCACGCCGGTCGCTGCAGTGGGCAGCGACCAATGGGCGCAAGCATCCCGCGCGTCCAGGCCGGTCTACGGGCTCACGAGTGGAGTCTGTTGCTCCGCGGGTGGCCGCCTTCCCATGCCCGAAGGCACAGTGGCGTGTGGTCATCCGCTACCGGCTTGATGCCGGTCACTC harbors:
- a CDS encoding DegV family protein yields the protein MKIGIVIDSACDLPQKFIEKHGLEMMPISLNIGSERLKDTRDPQETLAFYRRYLKDKDLDAETAPLSVQEITDLFLDNLALKYDRVLVITVSSARSPTYDNATKASYQILNDYKERREKAGIGGSFALRVLDSKTMFTGEAVLVHEACRLAYEEKLPFDELRPRIESLTQDVKAFLVPDDLYYVRNRARKKGDRSVGFLAYHVGQLLDVKPILRGYKNETAAVDKVSGFNNAVQKMMNIAKEEILHGLQTNIVCMSYAGNPRIIQDTPMYKDFKLFCDEHGVDIMLSIMSTTAAINLGPGSFSLAFISGKEEDE
- a CDS encoding LapA family protein, whose translation is MTGAQKGKAVIAAVLVALVIVFVIQNRETVGVEFLIWTWTASRAVVLFTVFLVGVLAGWLARGAAIKRKRSGL
- a CDS encoding M16 family metallopeptidase; protein product: MTRTSLGRWAAPALLLLAALITACAMGEPRPGTDTTAEHVRTVEGIEEYRLPNGMQVLLVPDQSRSSIMVNTTYFVGSRHEGYGETGMAHLLEHMLFYGTEKHPDIRNEISEKGGRANGTTWFDRTNYFQTFPASRENLEWALSMEADRMVNATFDGEDLASEMSVVRNEFEIGENNPFRVLMQRTLAAAHEWHGYGRSTIGARSDIENVPIERLWDFYRRYYQPDNAMVVVSGNFEREQALALIEDSFGRIPAPDRAEELRIWDTYTREPTQDGERTVTVRRSGDSQYLMASYHVPAGAHPDFAALDLLAHVIGNQPSGRLHKALVESELATSVGAFAFSLREPGVLLAFAEVPSDQDLDEVERIFRETLDDLARDGIDQEEATRARSSRLRALETGTLNDSERLGISLTEWSASGDWRLLFLHRDRLGKTTKDDVEAVAEKYLRRDNRTIGRFIPDSSPKRSEIPEIEDLNAMLAAHEFSEEGRVAGEAFEATPENVHARLVHAELSNGMRVSMLPKQTRGDRVVGTLVLRMGDEDSLRGQRVAGNMTAAMLMRGTRERDRQGISDRLDELQSSLSVSGGVNRAVTSIDTQQDKLTDVLGLGAEILKQPAFDESEFRELRRSRINALRDAMTQPQQRAFNVLGQAMGSRDSDHPQYAASLEEELAAVEALDLAALKQFHNRFYGAGDASLVLIGSFDPDAVLAQMESLFGDWEADVAYRRIPEEKHDPEGKTIVIRTPDRANAVLGAAHRVMLSDEHDDYPAVAMANHLIGGGFLSSRLAERIRNQEGISYGVGSNLSVSSHEDAGQFLTFAFYAPENRERLLAALREELHKVIEEGFTEEELEAGRRGWLQNREVSRGNDRELAGTINNNLAVGRDMLREAALDQAIRELDVDTLNQAARRHLKPERLTIVIAGDFDDGESMGD
- a CDS encoding cobyric acid synthase; its protein translation is MSARPGARTLMVQGTTSDAGKSTVVAALCRWLARQGISVAPFKPQNMALNSAVTVDGGEIGRSTALQALACGLEPHSDMNPVLLKPQTDVGAQVILRGRVHGNMNALDYHAFKAEARATVMAAWEALSARHEVIIVEGAGSPAEINLREGDIANMGFAEAADCPVLLVGDIDRGGVFAQLVGTLELLSDSERKRVRGFVINRFRGDMALLEDGLDWLEKRTARPVVGTLPYLQKLVLDAEDSIGPGGEPAGSNALRVVVPALPRISNHNDFDPLRLHPRVDLQFLRDPDAMDGADVIILPGSKHTRSDLDWLRASGWVSVLERHLRYGGRVFGICGGFQMLGHSVSDPDGVEGRPGDTPGLGWLDMRTRLVVGKQLHRCQGRLLPKGVRISGYEIHNGVSEGPALENPLIELASRNDGAVSDDGQVMGCYLHGLFDEAEACESLLGRLGLSAPGEAVDYGQHRHGELDRLADAVEQHLDTGWLQATLGRRAGTRSAS